gaactgttacacagagaaaccctgtctcaaaaaacaaaacaaaacaaaacaaacaaacacgcccccccccccaaaaagccagcagtagtggtgtacgcctttaatcccagcacttgggaggcagaggcaggaggatctctgtgagttcgaagccagcctggtctacgagagctagttccaggacaggaaccaaagctacaaagaaacctgtctcgaaaaatcaaaaaacaaaaacaacaacaacaaaaagagcacTTTTTCTTGCAgaaacccaggtttgattccccagcacctACAGAGCTCAAAGCCAGATATAATCCCAGTTCtaagggatttgatgccctcttctgaccgaCGTGGGCAACAGGCATTCATGTGATGCAGagacatacttttttttttagatttatttatttattatgtatacagagttctgcctgcatgtaagcctgcaggccagaagagggcgccagatctcattacattacattatgagccaccatgtggttgctgggaattaaaactCAGGACCGCTGGAAGAGTAGCCATTGCTctgaaccgctgagccatctcttcagaccccaCAGAGACATacttctatgtgtatgtgtaaaacacacatacacataaaataaaataagtaagtctAAATGgggctgagaaatggctcagcaattaggagcactgactgctactgcagaggaccagggttcaactcctagcacccatGCGGCAGcgcacagccatctgtaactccagttccaggggcagcaagcacacacagtgcacagacacacatgcagacaaagaaCTCAAACACGtgaaataagtctttaaaattttaaatagttctCTAAAACTTAAGGGGAGGCAGGTgcggtagcgcacacctttaatcccagcacttagaggcagaagcaggtggatctctgtgagtttaagcccagcggggtctacagagagttccttGACAgccgggactacacagagaaactctgttgcaaatttaaaaaaagaaaaaaaaaaccacaactttACAAAGCTgcaaagctgtcctttgacctggTCAACATCTGCACGGTGGCATGTATGCCTTCCCCATCATGCCCATCATCATCTAATAatagagacagaggaagacaccaatgTTGACATCTCACCGCCTTgccctcacccacacacacaaagtaaagagAAGGCTTAGAATCTGCTTCAACAGTAGATGGCCTGTGGagaatccatcactgaggggctGCGGCCATGGCTcggtggtagagcccctgcctagacaCCGTATTGCGCATGCGAGCATACAATGAGGGGCTGTGGGCGTGGCTCAGCTGTAGCGCTCTGTAAAGAATAAAAAACCAGTATCTCCTTTAGAGGACGAGCCTCCAGTTGACCCGAAGCAGGCTGCCTCTGTGGACCAGGACAAGGACAAGAACCCTCAGACCCGAGGCAAACGCATCAAAGTGGAGCCTGCCCCAAAGGAAGCTAGGGGCTCCGAGGACAGTGGAGACGAGGAGCTCTCAGATCCGCCGACCACACCTCGGCCAGAATTCACTTCTGTAATCCGGGCGGGGGCCCTGAAGCATGATGCGGTACTCCCGTGGGGCCTGACAACTCCTGGAGAGCCCTCGCCTGCCCTCCTTCACGCAGGCTTCCTGCCACCGGTGGTGAGGGGCCTGTGCACGCCGGGCACCATCCGCTATGGCCCTGCAGAGTTGAGCCTGATGTATCCACATTTGCACAGGCTGGGTCCAGGCCCCACGCTCCCGGAGGCCTTTTACCCTACCCTGGGCCTGCCCTACCCAGGGCCCACAGGTACTAGGGTGCAGCGGAAGGGAGACTGAAGAGAAGCCGAATCTGGGGCATATATCAAGGCCTGGAGTCCTCCTTGAGAATTAAACACCATTCCCTGAGAGGTTCCATCCCCAGGGACCCTGCATGATTGCTTTTCCTTGtccctttaaattatttatttattcatttatttatctgtttgtttgtgtgtgggtaggGGTGGTACGGTGTGAGAattagctctctccttctaccttgtgggtcctgaggatcaaactcaggttgtcaggcttgggagCAAATGTCTCTATgcaatgagccatcttgcctcTTCATTAGACACCTTCATCCGCCTTGTCCCTATTGGCCGTCCTCCTCTCCCTCCCGGCCTCCCCAGATAACAGGAGCCATCACTCGGAGTCTCAAACTGCTGAAGGGTCAGGTTTAATGTCCCAGTCCTCGGCCCAGCCATTCCCCACAGCCCTGCTGTTTACTCGGGTGGTGGCCGTCCTGCTTCATCTGGGCCTTCCGTAGAGGCTGCCCCGTCATCATCAGGCACCAATTCCACGTCCAGTTCCAACTGTCCCATGTAGAGGCCTACAGCGCAAGCCCAGAGCAGAGTGGCAGCCAACACTGCCCCCACACCAGCGGCAGCACCGGCAAGAGACAGCTGCATAGGTCCTCGCAGTGCTGCCAGGCCCACTGCATAGGAGGCTCCGCCCCACACCACGCACAGGCCACCCAGCAGGAAGAAGCCTGTGGAGAAGGAGCAGCAATCAATAGTCGCAGGGTCCAGGACATCCCAAGGGGCTGCCAAGATGACGGATGGGGAGGCTGAGTCAGTACTAGCACGGGGCTGGGCAAGGCCTCTAAGGCCAGTTAGTAAGAGGCTGGAGGAgtcagcggtggtggcgcactggggaggcagaagcaggccgatctcagtgagttcgaggccagcctggtctatagagatagttccaggacaggcagggctgcagagaaaccctgtcttgaaaaaaacaaaacaaacaaaaaagaggctAGAGGCTAGCTCAGGCAACTTAGATTGTCACAAAAGAacaagttgtttaaaaaaaaaattggagccgggcgatggtggcgcacgcctttaatcccagcactcgggaggcagaggcaggtggatctctgtgagttcgagaccagcctgNNNNNNNNNNNNNNNNNNNNNNNNNNNNNNNNNNNNNNNNNNNNNNNNNNNNNNNNNNNNNNNNNNNNNNNNNNNNNNNNNNNNNNNNNNNNNNNNNNNNaaaaaaaaaaaaaaaaaaaaaaaaaaaaattgggattgGGAGTTTGGAGAGACGGTTCCAAGTTTAAGAACATGttttactcttgcagaagacgtaggttcagttcccagcacccgcatggcggctcacaaccatctttacctccagtcctaggggatctgactctctcttctggctccaTCGGTACCAGACACACGTGGTCcccatgcacacttacacacataaaataaaaataaataaatcttgcctggcagtggtggtgcacacctttaatcccagcacttgggaggcagaggcaggtggatctctgtgagttccaggcatgcctgctacacacagagaaactttttcttgaaaaatgaacaaataaccaCATTATAAATGGTTTGAGTGTAGTTCAAcagtagagcccctgcctaaaACTGCAGGGAGGGGTTGAGGGTGTGTGGCTTAGTATACAGAATTTAACTAGCATGCTGGGTTCCTTCCAagtataacaataaataaaataaatctataaatcaACAGATAAACTAGAGGGGGAGGTGGCAGACAAGGGCTCAAGTAGTAAGAGCCAAGTACATGAAACTGCACACAGAAGTATCTGGGATCCAAATGAGGGGGCCGATCTAGGGGGTATAGACAAAGGTGTATGCACAAGTCAAAGCCCCTTGGAAACGGCCCGAGGACTCAGTTTTGAGAAATCGGATTAGAGGCAGGATAGCCAGCAGCTGTGCTTTGGGGCGTGCACTCACGTGCGGACAGTGCTGACTGATGAAGGAGAGAGTGTTTGCCTTTACCAGTTGTTAGCTGGGGTAAGAGGACTAGGCaatggaggggagggaaggccTGTACTCACCATAGGCAGCTTCGCGGCCCATGTCACTCTGCATGAAGGAGATGACCCCAATGCCCGATGCCAGAAGTCCATTTCGGAACCAGGAGAGGAAAGCTGTTGGGgattggtgggggtggggctctgtATCAGCCAAGCCCTGCTTCCTTGATTTCCCCTCTCATTCAGACCATCAAGCCAATCCCCACCCTATTCAGCCACAGGCAAAAGTATTTCACGCGCGCGCCCGTACGTTCCAGAAAGCTGCCTACAaatcccattcccctccccttctcccccggACATTATGTGCTCGTTTTGAGCCGTGGTTGAAGACAGTGTCTGTCTAACCCAGATGAAAATCTAAAGCAAGAATTGAAGACGTTCAATCTGAGGATGGAAAGTCTTTCCAAGGATACT
The genomic region above belongs to Microtus ochrogaster isolate Prairie Vole_2 linkage group LG4, MicOch1.0, whole genome shotgun sequence and contains:
- the Tmem160 gene encoding transmembrane protein 160; the encoded protein is MGGGWWWARVARLARLRFRGSLLPPQRPRSGGARGSFAPGHGPRAGASPPPVSELDRADAWLLRKAHETAFLSWFRNGLLASGIGVISFMQSDMGREAAYGFFLLGGLCVVWGGASYAVGLAALRGPMQLSLAGAAAGVGAVLAATLLWACAVGLYMGQLELDVELVPDDDGAASTEGPDEAGRPPPE